One Pectobacterium colocasium DNA segment encodes these proteins:
- the pabC gene encoding aminodeoxychorismate lyase produces MLWINGQLQEQLSVLDRATQYGDGCFTTARVSAGEVVWLERHITRLQQAATRLLFPMVEWESLIAEMKQAALGRADGVVKVMLTRGAGGRGYSPQGCMQPTRIVMQVGYPTHYAGWREQGISLNLSPVALAKNPLLAGIKHLNRLEQVLIRAHLDQTSADETLVLDTSGALVECCAANLFWRKGNHVYTPDVSQSGVDGVARQHIIASLAEADFELEIVSEPMSTLSDADEVLVCNALMPIVPVNQAHVWRYHSRELYRFLSSDC; encoded by the coding sequence ATGTTGTGGATTAATGGCCAGTTACAGGAACAGCTTTCGGTGCTCGATCGGGCGACGCAATATGGCGACGGCTGTTTTACGACCGCCAGAGTCAGTGCTGGCGAGGTTGTCTGGCTTGAGCGACATATCACACGGCTGCAACAGGCCGCGACACGCTTGTTATTCCCGATGGTTGAGTGGGAAAGCCTGATTGCAGAAATGAAACAGGCTGCTCTGGGGCGGGCGGATGGTGTCGTGAAAGTGATGCTAACGCGTGGTGCTGGCGGGCGTGGTTATAGCCCTCAGGGCTGTATGCAACCTACCCGAATCGTCATGCAGGTAGGTTATCCCACTCACTATGCTGGCTGGCGCGAACAGGGTATTAGCCTGAATCTTAGCCCCGTGGCGCTCGCGAAAAACCCGCTGTTGGCGGGAATAAAACATCTGAATCGGCTTGAGCAAGTGCTGATTCGTGCGCATCTTGACCAGACTTCAGCCGATGAGACCCTCGTACTTGACACCTCTGGTGCGCTAGTGGAATGCTGTGCCGCGAATTTATTCTGGCGCAAAGGGAATCACGTCTATACGCCGGATGTATCTCAGTCAGGTGTGGATGGTGTTGCCCGGCAGCATATCATCGCCTCGCTGGCAGAGGCTGATTTTGAGCTAGAGATTGTTAGTGAACCCATGAGCACACTGTCCGATGCGGACGAGGTGCTGGTTTGTAATGCATTAATGCCGATAGTCCCCGTGAATCAGGCGCATGTCTGGCGTTACCACTCCCGAGAGCTTTATCGATTCCTGAGTTCTGACTGCTAG
- the acpP gene encoding acyl carrier protein translates to MSTIEERVKKIIVEQLGVKQEEVVNNASFVDDLGADSLDTVELVMALEEEFDTEIPDEEAEKITTVQAAIDFIQANQQ, encoded by the coding sequence ATGAGCACTATCGAAGAACGCGTTAAGAAAATCATCGTTGAACAGCTTGGTGTTAAGCAGGAAGAAGTCGTAAACAATGCTTCTTTCGTTGATGACCTCGGCGCTGATTCTCTTGACACTGTTGAGCTGGTAATGGCTCTGGAAGAAGAATTTGATACTGAGATTCCAGACGAAGAAGCTGAAAAAATCACGACTGTTCAGGCAGCCATTGATTTCATTCAGGCTAACCAGCAGTAA
- the rpmF gene encoding 50S ribosomal protein L32 gives MAVQQNKPSRSKRGMRRSHDALTTSSVSVDKVSGETHLRHHITADGYYRGRKVIAK, from the coding sequence ATGGCCGTACAACAAAACAAACCTAGCCGTTCCAAACGTGGTATGCGTCGTTCACACGATGCGCTGACTACCTCTTCTGTATCCGTAGATAAAGTTTCTGGCGAAACTCACCTGCGTCACCACATCACTGCGGATGGTTACTACCGCGGTCGCAAGGTTATTGCTAAGTAA
- the yceD gene encoding 23S rRNA accumulation protein YceD, translating into MQKVKLPLTLDAVRTAQKRLDYVGVYSPEQVERVAESVVSVDSDVQVSLSFNIDNQRLAVIDGNADVTVTLMCQRCGKPFEHQVHATFCFSPVVNDEQAEALPEAYEPIGVDEFGEVDLLAMIEDEIILMLPIAPVHDSEHCEVSEADMVFGQLPEEAEKPNPFAVLASLKRK; encoded by the coding sequence ATGCAAAAGGTAAAATTACCCTTAACCCTTGATGCGGTCCGCACTGCTCAGAAGCGTTTAGATTACGTTGGTGTCTATTCGCCGGAACAAGTAGAGCGTGTTGCCGAATCAGTGGTGAGTGTGGATAGTGATGTTCAGGTCTCTTTATCTTTCAATATTGATAATCAGCGTCTGGCAGTGATCGACGGTAACGCCGATGTTACGGTCACACTGATGTGTCAACGTTGCGGAAAGCCGTTTGAGCATCAAGTCCATGCGACATTCTGTTTTAGCCCGGTCGTCAATGATGAGCAGGCCGAAGCGTTACCGGAAGCGTATGAGCCGATCGGCGTTGATGAGTTTGGCGAAGTCGATCTGCTGGCAATGATTGAAGATGAAATTATTCTGATGTTGCCTATCGCCCCGGTGCATGATTCTGAACACTGTGAAGTGTCCGAAGCGGACATGGTGTTTGGCCAACTGCCTGAAGAGGCGGAAAAACCAAATCCGTTTGCCGTATTAGCCAGTTTAAAGCGTAAGTAA
- a CDS encoding beta-ketoacyl-ACP synthase III has translation MYTKIIGTGSYLPEQIRTNADLEKMVETTDEWIVTRTGIRERRIAAPDENVATMGYRAAQNALEMANVDPSEVGLLIVATTSSSHAFPSSACQIQQLLGIKDTIAFDLAAACAGFTYALSVADQYVKNGAVKYALVIGSDTLSRTLDPEDRGTLILFGDGAGAVLLTPSEQPGILSTHLHADGRYGELLALPNQARSHADTPAYLTMAGNEVFKVAVTELAHIVEETLQAAQLDKSELDWLVPHQANLRIISATAKKLGMGMDKVVVTLDRHGNTSAASVPSALDEAVRDGRIKPGQLVLLEAFGGGFTWGSALVRF, from the coding sequence ATGTATACAAAAATAATCGGAACGGGCAGTTACCTGCCTGAGCAAATCAGGACGAACGCTGATTTAGAAAAGATGGTGGAAACGACGGACGAATGGATCGTCACACGTACTGGAATCCGTGAGCGCCGAATTGCTGCGCCGGATGAAAACGTTGCGACCATGGGATACCGTGCCGCGCAGAACGCGCTGGAAATGGCAAATGTCGATCCTTCTGAAGTCGGCCTTCTGATTGTTGCTACAACATCATCAAGCCATGCTTTCCCGAGCTCTGCCTGCCAGATTCAGCAGCTGTTAGGGATCAAAGATACGATCGCCTTCGATTTGGCCGCCGCCTGTGCCGGTTTTACCTATGCATTGAGCGTTGCCGATCAATACGTTAAAAATGGTGCGGTGAAATACGCGCTGGTGATCGGTTCCGATACGCTGTCTCGGACATTGGATCCTGAAGATCGCGGCACGCTGATTTTATTCGGTGATGGCGCAGGCGCTGTATTGTTAACGCCATCAGAGCAGCCGGGCATTCTTTCTACCCATCTGCATGCCGATGGGCGCTATGGTGAACTGTTGGCTCTACCTAATCAGGCTCGTAGCCATGCGGATACGCCTGCTTACCTGACTATGGCGGGTAATGAAGTCTTTAAAGTGGCCGTGACTGAACTGGCACATATTGTTGAGGAAACGCTGCAAGCGGCTCAACTGGACAAAAGTGAATTAGACTGGCTGGTGCCTCATCAGGCTAACCTGCGAATCATCAGCGCTACGGCGAAAAAGCTGGGCATGGGGATGGACAAGGTGGTTGTGACGCTGGATCGTCATGGTAATACCTCCGCGGCTTCCGTACCTTCAGCGCTTGATGAAGCCGTGCGCGATGGGCGCATTAAACCAGGGCAACTGGTGCTGCTTGAAGCCTTCGGCGGCGGTTTTACCTGGGGCTCCGCGCTGGTTCGTTTTTAA
- the fabD gene encoding ACP S-malonyltransferase yields MTQFAMVFPGQGSQTVGMLAELAADHPIVTETFAQASEALGYDLWQLTQQGPAEELNKTWQTQPALLTASVAIWRVWQQLGGKTPALMSGHSLGEYSALVCAGVLDFQQAVRLVELRGKLMQEAVPEGTGAMYAIIGLDNDAIAKACEESAQGQVVSPVNFNSPGQVVIAGNKDAVERAGAACKAAGAKRALPLPVSVPSHCALMEPAAEKLAVALESVTFNAPVIPVVNNVDASIETTPEAIRDALVRQLYCPVRWTDCVEFMAYQGVESLLEVGPGKVLTGLTKRIVDTLTAAAVNDPASLSAAIEK; encoded by the coding sequence ATGACGCAATTTGCAATGGTGTTTCCCGGTCAGGGATCGCAGACGGTAGGTATGTTGGCTGAACTGGCGGCAGACCACCCGATCGTCACTGAAACGTTTGCTCAGGCTTCTGAAGCGTTAGGTTATGACTTATGGCAGCTCACTCAGCAAGGGCCAGCGGAAGAGTTGAATAAAACCTGGCAGACGCAGCCTGCGTTACTGACTGCTTCTGTTGCTATCTGGCGTGTCTGGCAGCAATTGGGGGGGAAAACGCCTGCTCTGATGTCTGGTCATAGCCTTGGTGAATATTCCGCGCTGGTTTGTGCTGGCGTTCTGGATTTCCAACAGGCTGTCCGTTTGGTTGAACTGCGTGGCAAATTGATGCAGGAAGCGGTACCGGAAGGAACCGGTGCGATGTACGCCATTATCGGGCTTGATAACGACGCCATTGCCAAAGCGTGTGAAGAATCCGCGCAAGGGCAGGTGGTCTCTCCGGTAAACTTCAACTCACCGGGGCAGGTGGTGATTGCGGGCAATAAAGACGCCGTTGAGCGTGCCGGTGCAGCGTGTAAAGCCGCGGGGGCGAAACGTGCGCTGCCGCTGCCTGTCAGCGTACCGTCACACTGTGCACTGATGGAGCCAGCCGCGGAGAAACTCGCTGTTGCGCTGGAGTCCGTGACGTTTAATGCTCCGGTCATCCCGGTTGTCAATAATGTTGATGCGAGCATCGAAACCACACCGGAAGCGATTCGCGATGCGCTGGTACGCCAGCTTTATTGCCCAGTGCGCTGGACGGACTGTGTTGAATTCATGGCCTATCAGGGCGTTGAGTCACTGTTAGAAGTCGGGCCGGGCAAAGTATTAACTGGCTTAACCAAACGAATCGTCGATACTCTGACAGCAGCTGCGGTGAACGATCCTGCTTCTCTATCAGCGGCGATTGAGAAATAA
- the holB gene encoding DNA polymerase III subunit delta': MDWFPWLNASYRQLIGQYQAGRGHHAVLLHALPGMGDESLIYALSRWLICQQPDGMKSCGHCHSCNLMTAGTHPDWHVLSPEKGKHSLGVDPVRDVVEKVYQHSRQGGAKVIWLAAAEQLTEAAANALLKTLEEPPQNTFFLFGCREPARLLATLRSRCLYHYLDVPNETQSVLWLNARHRYDSKALRTALRLQSGAPLAAEALLQPEQWKQRIGLCQAFSAALTSRDQLSLISPLNHDDADVRIHWLTALLLDAMKWQQGASEHVVNQDQIELIEHLAREPALHLQYELQQWLVCRQKLLTVTGVNRELLLTERLLDGERTFASSVKRDSHPFSV; the protein is encoded by the coding sequence ATGGATTGGTTCCCGTGGCTGAATGCATCCTACCGACAGCTCATTGGTCAATATCAGGCGGGCAGGGGACACCATGCCGTGTTGCTCCATGCGCTGCCGGGCATGGGCGATGAATCGCTGATTTATGCGCTGAGTCGCTGGCTGATCTGCCAGCAGCCTGATGGGATGAAAAGCTGCGGGCACTGTCACTCATGCAATCTGATGACTGCGGGCACGCACCCGGACTGGCATGTGCTAAGTCCGGAAAAAGGCAAGCACAGTCTGGGCGTTGATCCGGTGCGTGACGTTGTGGAAAAAGTGTATCAGCATTCCCGGCAGGGCGGAGCAAAAGTGATCTGGCTGGCTGCTGCTGAGCAACTGACAGAGGCGGCGGCGAATGCGCTGCTGAAAACGCTGGAAGAGCCGCCGCAGAATACCTTCTTCTTGTTTGGCTGCCGTGAACCAGCCCGGTTGTTGGCGACGTTGCGCAGCCGTTGTTTGTATCACTATCTGGATGTCCCGAATGAAACGCAGAGCGTACTGTGGCTGAATGCTCGTCATCGCTATGACAGCAAGGCATTGCGCACGGCATTGAGATTGCAATCGGGTGCGCCGCTAGCCGCCGAGGCGCTCTTACAACCAGAGCAGTGGAAACAGCGTATCGGGCTGTGCCAGGCATTTTCTGCCGCCTTGACTTCACGGGATCAGCTTTCGCTGATTTCACCGCTTAATCATGACGATGCCGATGTTCGCATTCACTGGCTGACTGCGCTACTGCTGGATGCGATGAAGTGGCAACAGGGAGCGAGCGAGCATGTGGTGAATCAGGATCAGATCGAACTGATTGAGCATTTGGCGCGCGAGCCTGCCCTACATTTGCAGTATGAACTGCAACAGTGGCTGGTCTGCCGACAAAAATTGCTGACCGTCACGGGGGTAAATCGTGAGCTATTGCTGACGGAACGCTTGCTTGATGGGGAACGCACGTTTGCGTCGTCGGTTAAGCGCGACAGCCATCCTTTTTCTGTTTAA
- the tmk gene encoding dTMP kinase, with protein MNSKFIVIEGLEGAGKTTARDIVVETLRSHGVKEVVFTREPGGTPLAEKLRELIKQGMTDEKVTDKAEVLMLYAARVQLVDNVIKPALANGQWVIGDRHDLSSQAYQGGGRGIDQQLLRSLRDTVLGEFRPDLTLYLDLPPAIGLQRARQRGELDRIEQESLAFFERTRSRYQELAAEDDSILTIDASQSIDAVSADIQAALQQWLQQQGLSPVAQEQR; from the coding sequence ATGAACAGTAAATTTATCGTCATTGAAGGGTTGGAAGGCGCGGGAAAGACCACCGCACGTGATATCGTCGTGGAAACGCTGCGGTCACATGGCGTGAAAGAAGTCGTGTTTACGCGCGAGCCCGGTGGCACGCCGTTGGCAGAGAAGCTACGCGAGCTTATCAAACAAGGCATGACGGATGAGAAGGTTACCGACAAAGCGGAAGTGTTGATGTTGTACGCCGCCAGAGTTCAACTGGTGGATAATGTCATCAAACCCGCACTGGCTAACGGGCAATGGGTTATCGGCGATCGTCACGATTTGTCTTCACAGGCTTATCAGGGCGGTGGACGTGGGATCGATCAGCAACTGTTGCGTTCACTGCGCGATACCGTGCTGGGTGAGTTTCGCCCTGATCTGACGCTCTATCTTGATTTGCCGCCCGCTATCGGTTTGCAGCGCGCGCGCCAGCGGGGCGAGTTGGATCGAATTGAGCAAGAGTCGCTGGCTTTCTTTGAACGTACCCGTTCCCGTTATCAGGAACTGGCTGCGGAGGACGACAGTATCCTGACGATCGATGCTTCACAGTCTATTGACGCCGTCAGTGCGGATATTCAGGCAGCGCTACAGCAGTGGCTACAGCAACAAGGCTTGTCGCCTGTTGCGCAGGAGCAGCGCTGA
- the fabG gene encoding 3-oxoacyl-ACP reductase FabG, with product MSFEGKIALVTGASRGIGRAIAETLVARGAKVIGTATSEKGAEAISGWLGENGKGYMLNVADAASVESVLADIRAEFGEVDILINNAGITRDNLLMRMKDDEWQDILDTNLTSVFRMSKAVMRAMMKKRFGRIITIGSVVGTMGNAGQANYAAAKAGLIGFSKSLAREVASRGITVNVVAPGFIETDMTQALTEEQRAGILTQVPANRLGDAKEIASAVVFLASDEAAYITGETLHVNGGMYMI from the coding sequence ATGAGTTTTGAGGGGAAAATTGCACTGGTTACCGGTGCAAGCCGTGGTATAGGGCGTGCCATCGCCGAGACGTTGGTTGCCCGCGGGGCAAAAGTCATTGGTACCGCAACCAGCGAAAAAGGTGCTGAAGCGATCAGCGGTTGGCTGGGTGAGAACGGTAAAGGTTATATGCTGAATGTTGCTGATGCAGCATCAGTAGAAAGCGTATTGGCAGATATTCGCGCGGAATTCGGGGAAGTTGATATTCTTATCAATAACGCGGGCATCACGCGTGATAACCTGCTGATGCGTATGAAAGATGATGAATGGCAGGATATTCTGGATACCAATCTGACGTCGGTATTCCGCATGTCTAAAGCAGTAATGCGTGCCATGATGAAGAAACGTTTTGGCCGTATCATTACCATTGGTTCTGTTGTAGGAACGATGGGCAATGCAGGGCAAGCTAACTACGCTGCAGCGAAGGCCGGACTGATTGGGTTCAGCAAATCCCTCGCGCGTGAAGTGGCTTCTCGTGGCATTACGGTCAACGTCGTCGCGCCTGGATTTATCGAAACAGATATGACTCAGGCATTGACAGAAGAACAGCGAGCAGGCATTTTGACGCAGGTTCCAGCTAACCGACTCGGTGATGCTAAAGAAATCGCCAGTGCTGTTGTATTTTTAGCCTCTGATGAAGCTGCTTACATTACTGGCGAAACATTGCATGTCAATGGCGGCATGTATATGATCTAA
- the mltG gene encoding endolytic transglycosylase MltG, with product MKKKKVGLLIIAAVVLLLLVVWQKMQRFADSPLAIEKETIFTLPAGTGREGLETLLLEQHVITDGTFFPWLLRIEPDLAKFKAGTYRFTAGMTVREMLALLSSGKEAQFSIRFVEGSRLKEWLTTLRQAPYIKHTLVDKTEQDIATQLEINDKANPEGWFYPDTYSYTAGTSDSALLQRAHQRMKKTVDEVWKGRENGLPYKTPDELLTMASIIEKETAINEERTQVASVFINRLRLGMRLQTDPTVIYGMGDDYKGVITRKALDTPTPYNTYIISGLPPTPIAMPGKASLDAAAHPAKTSYLYFVADGKGGHSFTTNLADHNRAVRVYRSALKERDEQ from the coding sequence ATGAAGAAAAAGAAAGTTGGTCTGCTGATTATCGCTGCCGTTGTTCTGCTGTTGTTGGTCGTGTGGCAGAAAATGCAACGTTTTGCTGATTCTCCATTGGCTATCGAAAAGGAAACCATTTTCACGCTTCCGGCCGGTACGGGAAGAGAAGGGCTGGAAACGTTGCTTCTCGAACAGCATGTGATTACCGATGGCACATTTTTTCCGTGGCTGCTGCGTATTGAGCCTGATTTGGCGAAATTCAAAGCGGGTACGTATCGCTTTACAGCAGGAATGACCGTACGTGAGATGCTGGCGTTACTGTCCAGCGGAAAAGAAGCACAATTCTCCATCCGTTTTGTCGAAGGCTCACGCTTGAAAGAGTGGTTAACCACGCTGCGACAAGCGCCTTATATCAAGCATACGCTCGTCGATAAAACGGAACAGGACATCGCCACGCAGTTGGAAATCAACGATAAGGCGAACCCTGAAGGCTGGTTTTATCCTGATACCTATTCATACACGGCGGGTACGAGTGACAGCGCGCTGCTGCAACGTGCGCATCAGCGTATGAAAAAAACGGTGGATGAGGTATGGAAAGGGCGCGAGAACGGATTGCCGTATAAAACGCCAGACGAATTGCTGACGATGGCCTCAATCATTGAAAAAGAAACGGCTATTAATGAAGAGCGTACTCAGGTTGCTTCCGTTTTTATCAATCGTTTACGGCTTGGGATGCGCTTGCAGACTGACCCCACGGTGATTTATGGCATGGGGGATGACTATAAAGGCGTGATAACCCGTAAAGCATTAGACACGCCGACGCCTTACAATACCTATATTATTTCTGGTTTGCCGCCAACGCCAATCGCGATGCCGGGAAAAGCCTCATTAGATGCGGCTGCGCACCCAGCCAAAACGTCATACCTGTATTTTGTGGCGGATGGAAAAGGCGGACACAGTTTTACCACTAACCTTGCAGACCATAATCGTGCTGTGAGGGTATACCGCTCAGCGTTAAAGGAACGGGATGAACAGTAA
- the plsX gene encoding phosphate acyltransferase PlsX: MTRLTLALDAMGGDFGPCVTVPAALQALASNPALNLLLVGDPAAITPLLAKVDSDLLSRLEVVPAESVIASDARPSQAIRASRGTSMRIALELIKDGKAQACVSAGNTGALMGLAKLLIKPLEGIERPALVSVLPHQQHGKTVVLDLGANVDCDSTMLVQFAVMGSVMAEEVLELKNPRVALLNIGEEESKGLSTIREAAAQLKEAPSINYIGYLEGNDLLTGKTDVMVCDGFVGNVTLKTVEGVVRMFLSLLKSPASGPGQTQKRSWWLKWLGRLLQKRLSKRFGHLNPDQYNGACLLGLRGTVIKSHGAANQRAFAVAIEQAMQTVRRQLPDRIAARLEAVLPKSD, translated from the coding sequence TTGACACGCCTAACTCTGGCGTTAGATGCGATGGGCGGGGATTTTGGTCCCTGCGTAACAGTGCCTGCTGCATTGCAGGCACTGGCTTCTAATCCAGCTCTCAATTTGTTATTAGTCGGCGATCCTGCTGCGATTACACCATTACTTGCCAAAGTCGATTCTGATTTACTTTCCCGCTTAGAAGTTGTTCCGGCGGAGTCGGTTATTGCGAGTGATGCGAGGCCGTCGCAGGCTATTCGTGCGAGTCGTGGCACTTCGATGCGCATTGCGCTTGAGTTGATTAAAGACGGCAAGGCACAGGCCTGTGTAAGCGCAGGCAACACGGGTGCGCTTATGGGGCTGGCTAAGCTCCTGATTAAGCCACTTGAAGGTATTGAACGACCGGCATTGGTGTCAGTCTTACCTCATCAGCAGCACGGAAAGACTGTCGTGTTGGATCTGGGGGCGAATGTCGATTGCGATAGCACAATGCTGGTTCAGTTTGCCGTGATGGGTTCAGTGATGGCAGAAGAAGTGCTGGAGCTGAAGAATCCCCGAGTCGCGTTGTTGAATATTGGTGAAGAAGAAAGCAAAGGGCTGAGCACTATCCGTGAAGCAGCAGCACAGTTAAAAGAGGCACCATCAATAAATTATATCGGTTATCTGGAAGGCAACGATCTGCTGACTGGGAAAACGGATGTGATGGTCTGTGATGGCTTTGTGGGTAATGTCACACTGAAAACGGTGGAAGGCGTGGTAAGGATGTTCCTGTCACTGCTGAAATCGCCAGCCTCAGGCCCTGGGCAAACACAAAAACGGTCCTGGTGGTTGAAATGGCTGGGACGTTTGTTACAAAAGCGCTTATCAAAGCGTTTCGGTCATTTGAACCCCGATCAATATAATGGCGCATGCCTGCTAGGATTGCGGGGAACTGTAATCAAAAGCCATGGTGCAGCAAACCAGAGAGCGTTTGCGGTTGCTATTGAACAGGCAATGCAGACGGTACGGCGGCAGCTTCCCGACCGGATTGCCGCCCGTCTAGAAGCGGTATTACCCAAGAGTGACTAA
- the fabF gene encoding beta-ketoacyl-ACP synthase II: protein MSKRRVVVTGLGMLSPVGNTVESTWSALLAGQSGISLIDHFDTSAYATRFAGLVKDFNSEEFISRKEARKMDAFIQYGVAAGVQAMQDSGLEVTEENAPRIGAAIGSGIGGLGLIEENHTALVNGGPRKISPFFVPSTIVNMVAGHLTIMYGLRGPSISIATACTSGVHNIGQAARIIAYNDADVMLAGGAEKASTPLGVGGFGAARALSTRNDDPQAASRPWDKDRDGFVLGDGAGIMVLEEYEHAKKRGAKIYAEVVGFGMSSDAYHMTSPPENGSGAALAMENALRDAGVSTSQIGYINAHGTSTPAGDKAEAQAVKSVFGENASHVLVSSTKSMTGHLLGAAGAVESIFSILALRDQAVPPTLNLDNPDEGCDLDFVPHEARQVSNMDYVLCNSFGFGGTNGSLIFRKI from the coding sequence GTGTCTAAGCGTCGAGTAGTTGTGACCGGACTGGGCATGTTATCTCCTGTCGGCAATACAGTTGAGTCTACCTGGAGTGCTCTTCTTGCCGGTCAGAGTGGTATCAGCCTGATCGACCATTTCGATACTAGTGCCTATGCAACGCGTTTTGCTGGCTTAGTAAAGGATTTTAATTCTGAGGAATTCATTTCGCGTAAAGAAGCTCGCAAAATGGATGCCTTTATTCAATACGGTGTTGCTGCTGGCGTTCAGGCTATGCAGGATTCCGGTTTGGAAGTAACGGAAGAGAACGCGCCGCGTATCGGTGCGGCGATTGGTTCTGGCATCGGTGGTCTGGGTCTTATTGAAGAGAACCACACCGCGCTGGTGAACGGTGGCCCGCGTAAAATCAGTCCGTTCTTCGTGCCGTCAACCATCGTCAATATGGTGGCTGGGCATCTTACTATCATGTACGGACTGCGTGGCCCGAGCATCTCTATCGCTACAGCCTGTACGTCTGGAGTGCATAATATTGGTCAGGCAGCGCGCATTATTGCTTACAACGATGCGGATGTGATGCTGGCTGGTGGTGCAGAAAAAGCCAGTACGCCGCTAGGCGTCGGTGGATTCGGTGCTGCTCGTGCGTTGTCTACGCGCAATGACGATCCTCAGGCGGCAAGCCGTCCGTGGGATAAAGATCGTGATGGTTTTGTACTGGGTGACGGTGCTGGCATCATGGTGCTGGAAGAGTATGAACACGCGAAAAAGCGCGGTGCGAAAATCTATGCAGAAGTTGTTGGATTTGGCATGAGCAGCGATGCGTATCATATGACGTCCCCGCCAGAGAACGGTTCGGGTGCAGCACTGGCGATGGAAAACGCCCTGCGTGATGCGGGTGTATCAACGAGCCAGATCGGCTATATCAACGCGCATGGCACCTCTACGCCAGCGGGAGATAAAGCGGAAGCACAAGCGGTGAAATCCGTATTTGGCGAGAACGCCAGTCACGTGCTGGTTAGCTCGACAAAATCAATGACGGGCCATTTGCTTGGTGCGGCAGGTGCGGTGGAGTCTATCTTCAGTATTCTTGCTCTGCGCGATCAAGCCGTTCCGCCAACGCTCAATCTGGACAATCCAGATGAAGGCTGCGATCTGGATTTTGTGCCGCATGAGGCGCGTCAGGTCAGCAATATGGACTATGTATTGTGCAACTCTTTCGGCTTCGGCGGAACCAACGGTTCTCTGATCTTCCGTAAGATTTGA
- a CDS encoding Maf family protein, with protein sequence MQQIVLASTSPYRRALLDKLAIPFVCAAPDIDETPHPDESAVDLVIRLAENKAKALATHYPNHLIIGSDQVCVLGNTITGKPHNKVNATRQLQEASGKCVSFFTGLALFNSATHEIQSIAEPFDVHFRTLTETEIDGYLEKEQPWNCAGSFKSEGLGIALFERLSGRDPNTLIGLPLIALIQMLQKEGINPLTA encoded by the coding sequence ATGCAGCAGATTGTTCTTGCCTCAACCTCACCTTATCGTCGCGCCTTATTGGACAAGCTGGCGATCCCCTTTGTTTGCGCGGCACCGGACATTGATGAAACACCACACCCAGATGAAAGCGCCGTCGATCTTGTAATCCGCCTTGCTGAAAACAAAGCTAAAGCGTTGGCCACGCACTACCCCAATCACCTGATTATCGGCTCCGATCAGGTTTGCGTTCTGGGGAATACCATTACAGGAAAACCACATAATAAGGTTAACGCGACGCGGCAGTTACAAGAGGCCAGCGGGAAATGTGTTTCCTTTTTTACCGGTTTAGCACTTTTCAATAGCGCGACGCACGAAATACAGAGCATCGCTGAGCCATTTGATGTGCATTTTAGAACGCTAACGGAAACGGAAATTGATGGCTATCTGGAGAAAGAGCAGCCATGGAACTGTGCAGGCAGCTTCAAAAGCGAAGGGCTGGGGATTGCCCTTTTTGAGCGATTATCCGGGCGCGATCCCAATACGCTCATTGGGTTACCATTGATCGCGCTGATTCAGATGCTACAAAAGGAAGGCATTAACCCTTTGACGGCATAA